The nucleotide window AAACATGCCGTGGTGTTGAGAGTATAAATAAATTAAAAATATATCTAACTTTGACTTTTATATTAAGTTCTATATTTATAGGTTTTATAGCATATTTTCTTGCTAAACTTTTATTAAAACCTGTTAGAGAAAAAGTTGTTGATATGGATAACTTCATAAAAGACTCAGCCCATGAATTAAATACTCCTGTTTCAGTGTTAATGACTTCTGTTACGATGCTAAAAAATGGCAAAAGTCCAGAAAAAATGATGAAATATATATTAAGTAGTTCAAAACAAATTTCTCAAATATATAATGATATTCATTTCTCTGCTTTTAATGATATAAATGAAAGTATGGAAGAAAAGTTTTTTTTAAATAGTTTAATAGAAGATAGTGTTGAGTTTTTTAATGATATTTCTATTACTAAAAATATTAATATAGAAGCAAAGATTGAAGTTCATGAAGTTTATATGGATAGAACTAAGGCTCAAAAAGTTGTGAATAATCTTTTATCAAATGCAATTAAATATAGTAAAAACAATTCTGTGATAAAAGTTTCATTAAAGAATAATATATTTGTAGTAGAAGACTTTGGTATAGGAATAAGTCAAAAAGAACAAAAAGAGATATTCAAACGCTTTAAAAGAGGTAAAAATATTGAAGGTGGTTTTGGAATAGGTTTAGATATTGTAAATAGAATTTGCAAATCTTATAAACTAAAGATAAACCTAGATTCAAAAAAGAATGAAGGTTCAACTTTTAGTATTGATTTTTCTTCAGTTATTTACCAATAGAATTTATTTTAAGTGTAATTACTATAGGTTCTGTTTCTGTTGTATCAACTACTGAGCCAATAGATCTTTTTTCATGATTAGATAATTCTCCTTGAATAGTTTGCATTACATGCCAAAACTTTTCATTAAAAGGAGCACTAATTTGTTTTAGTTTGTGTTCAAATATTTCATCAACTATAAGTTCTATTATTTGTTGATATATTACTTTATTTGTTTCTCTTTGTAGTCTATAATCTTTCATTATTATTAAATTGTTTTTATAGGCCATTAATTCTTCTGGTACTAACTCTGTATGTTCTTTAACTGTTTCTATTTCTTTGTCTAATTCTTTTTCAAGAATAGAAATTTTTTCTCTACAGTTTTCTTCAAAGTCTGGTTTTAATGAACAAATCTTATCCAATATATGAGTGTCTTCTAAACGCTCTTTTTCTATAGTATGTGTGTAAATTCTGTCTTTTTCATAATCATGGTGAATAGCATAAAATATTTGCATTGCAAAAGAGATGTATACATATTTGTCTTCTTTCCCATCTTTGAAATCAACTCCATGGGGAGAAATTATCTCTTTAGGACCAGTATACTTAAGTTTCATAATAAACCTTTAATAATTATATTATATATAATTAAACTAATTTACTGATATTTTATTTAAATC belongs to Arcobacter sp. CECT 8983 and includes:
- a CDS encoding HAMP domain-containing sensor histidine kinase encodes the protein MNKNERNALISFLSIYVGSAMLLLAVLFYFYYQEQYKSLQKSCSMELINASMEIKTDILNAYMNNKEYIPKSFKEKKIKFALYDKNRKLLFSNLDEKQAVDFSQRFYQKSNQHFYIQKLKESNIPIKYIVMETCRGVESINKLKIYLTLTFILSSIFIGFIAYFLAKLLLKPVREKVVDMDNFIKDSAHELNTPVSVLMTSVTMLKNGKSPEKMMKYILSSSKQISQIYNDIHFSAFNDINESMEEKFFLNSLIEDSVEFFNDISITKNINIEAKIEVHEVYMDRTKAQKVVNNLLSNAIKYSKNNSVIKVSLKNNIFVVEDFGIGISQKEQKEIFKRFKRGKNIEGGFGIGLDIVNRICKSYKLKINLDSKKNEGSTFSIDFSSVIYQ